Below is a genomic region from Brassica rapa cultivar Chiifu-401-42 chromosome A08, CAAS_Brap_v3.01, whole genome shotgun sequence.
AAGTTGGCCATTCCACAgaattttcaataatttcgaTTAGGTTAATACAATCCGTCtcaaatccaaaattttggatatccTTTCTCCGAAGAAAAGTTATTGCCCAAATGTACTCTTCAGTTATGGTGTGTTTATTGTATCACAAAAGTTAACCAGGAAAGCTGAAAAACAAGGAAACATTCTTAACTGAATGAACACAAATCCGTTGTAGTCTAGCTGGTCAGGATACTCGGCTCTCACCCGAGAGACCCGGGTTCGAGTCCCGGCAACGGAgctttttttgaaatatttttgagCTAAGACCAAATTGAGAGTAGGGGTACTTTCGTCATAATGACAACTAATAAAAGCTAATTCAGTTACAGCAGTCAGCGACGCTACTCGTCGGGTAGCGTCGGCCAAAAATGATGCCATGAAGTGGTTCCAAGTTAAGTATGAAGGTGTTATCCTCAACAAGTCTCAGAACATCACTGGTTGATAAGTTTTTACCATTTTGTTTTGTGGTGCTAGTCCTGTTTCAAGTTTTTACATTTCTTGTTGTAGAATCGTTAATGTTGAGATATGAACAATTATTGGAGTTTATCTCATGTCATGCTTTCCTTGGTTCCTTTTGTATTTGAGATCATCAATTACCAAAACCTATCCAGAACAATGCTGCATCATTACCAAAAGCTATAAAATTCAAGTCACAGATCAAACAAGTGTTGGCAGCCACTAAGAAGTGAAAAGGCTTAGAAAGAGGATAGGGAAACGCGGACCGAGGAAGAATCCGATATGTAGCTGGATAGAGATAAAATAGTAGAGTCAACATCTTTGTAGCTGGAGATAGTTCACATCCAGAAAGAGAACACACTGAAGCTCTTTCGAGGAGGGTAAGAGCGAGATCGATGGGGAAGGGAGGGAAAAGGCAGAAGATTTGTGTGGTCATAGTGAGAAAATGGCGTTGGGGATAGTTAGCTCTGGACACGAAGAGATCATAAGAGTTGCTAAAACTCTAAGAGTGTGTGCCAAGTTCATGTCTAAGCTAACCAGAGGAGATATTGTTCTAAGAGATTCAAACCGGTTTCATCATTTTAAAGATGGACATTGTTCTTTGCAAAAGTTTCTGGTGACCATTGAAATGTTTCATGTACTAAAATGTTAGTACCAGCCTGGTTTACGGTTGGTACGGTCCTTGATGAAATCTTTGACAATCGAAGCAATAGAAGAACATGAACAGGCTGGATCTCTATGTCTTCCATAGTTCCATGATAGTAACATTGCTTCAACGGAAAGCATAACCACGTTATTTAATTTActcaattttatatttagtcaatgtttttaaaaaaaatatcattttcaatCATTAATAATCTGGTGAAGATATGAACTAATGACAAGTTCAAATCTAGTTTTGTCAACTAAACCATGTTCAAGTGTTCAACCCCCGCATGTGCAGTATTTACATAAACAGAAGTACACAACTAATGATGACAAATGTTTGTTGAAGAAAATAATTGATAAGAATAATTCaataattattacaaaataatccTTTTGAAAACATACACTCAAAATTACaacaaactaatttttttttaaaaaaaaacaatagctACTAATTAATTATACCCActcaaatgtaaaaaaaaaaaaaaatcaaaagtaaaATAGCAAATAAAGAATAGACTAAACCGGGATTAATGCGGAGAACCGGTTCGGTTATTCTCCAAAGAATCACTATCATCGTCTTCTTACAGCTTTCCTGTCGGAATCAACCACACCATTTGGCGCAAAGGATCAAGAAAATGATCAAGAACACAAGCGAAGCAAGTCCAATGGAAACACCAAGCACAACCTTATTAGGACCACGActctcttccttcttcttcacactaGTCTCATCTTCACTACCGTAATCATAATCAGAACTCGAATCCTCCTTCTGCGGCGGCGGAGACAAAGGCAACCCGTGTTTATCACACTGAGCAATCCCTAACTTCATCTTCGAAGACAGCACAGTGCGGTTGTAACAGAGATCACTGTTCCCTCCCACTTTAAACACCTCAAGCTTCTTCAAGAAGCTCGCATTGAACGGAAGAACTCCACGGAAGTTATTGTTAGCGAGATTCAAGTGCTTGAGGCTCTTCATCTTGGTGATGAACCTCGGAACGGTGCCGTTTAGCTGGTTTCCGCTCAGATCTAAGTGGGTGAGGTCTGGAAGGGAGGAGATCGAGTCAGGGATTGGTCCGGAGAGCTTGTTTGAGGATAAAGACATGTTCTTTAAGGAGATTAGGTCGCCGATGCTGTCGGGGATCTCGCCGGAGATGGAGTTTGAGGACAAGTTTAGAGATTTGAGGTTGGAGAGTTGAGTGATCGAAGTGGGGATTGAGCCTTTGATGAGGTTGTCTGATAAGTCGATGAATGTGAGATTCGAGTGGAGGGACTTAGGGATGTTGCCGGAGAGATTGGCGTGTGAGACGGTGAGGGAGACGATCTTGTCCATGTTTCCGAGGATGACGAAGAGACCGGAGGTGGAGACGGGGACGGAGGAGACGGTGAGGTCGGTGAGGTTGACGAGGCGAGCTAGGTAGACTCCGGAGAGGCCTTTGCGGCGGCGGAGGAAGGAGGAGGTGGCGGTGAAGGAGCGGAGGGAGGTGGGGAGGCGAGGAGGAGGGGAGAGGGAAGGGCAGTTGAGGAAAGAGAGGGAGGCGAGGGAGGGGGAGAGGGCTCTGAGGGCTGCGGAGGAGATGGAGAGGTCGGAGGAGCAGTTTGTGAAGGAGAGGGATGTGACGAGGCGGAATGGGGAGCCGGCGTCGCAGGTGACGACGGTGGAGGGGGGTTTGGAGGTGGGACGGTGGTCGCAGGGGTTTTTGGCGGTGGGGATGTTGAGGGATTCGAGGGCTTTGAGGTGTTTTGGGTCTAATGGGGAAGAGGAGGTGCGAGGAGAGGTTCGAGGAATGGGAGAGATGGTTGGAGAAGGAGTCGGGGAGAGGGAAGGAGCGGCGAAGGTAGTGGatgagaggaggaggaggaggagtaaCGGTAATGACGGTGACAGAGGTTTCATGTTGAAGAGAGAGGAAGTGTGTCTGAAGAAAGAGGAAGATTGGGTTTTTCAAAGATGGGTCATGTGACAGTTGGGAACTCTTTATATTTTAGTCTTCTATTGTGGTTTAATTACGATTTTGACCTttatttattcttcttttttctttcatgaattttcttcacatccattgaATTTTTGTTGCGTTAGTGTAGAACTATGGTTGTAGATAgtgatgtttttttgtttgggtgTTGTGTCGTACTATGTTTACCATTTGGGACATTTTGACGAATGTAAACATACGGATAATCTGAAAAATTAACAAAAGATTGTTTGCGGTACATCAAAagaatattaaaagagaaagaagagtgTGGAAGGAATGACTACATTGTAAAACAATCGAGGTTAATCAACACAAGTTAAATGTTTACAGTTCTCAAAATGTGAAAAATTGTTAATCTATGATAGTTAATAAACTTGTACAAATCATTAGTGAATCTGCACTAACCATAGTTTTCTGCTTGCTTTACATTTTCTCTGATTCATTGTAACCATTCAAACACTGACAAAAGTAAAGAATATAAGGTTCTATGTGCATTACCACCAAATGTGAATTCACCGGATGATTTATGCTCTGGATCGGAGGGATCGTGTAAGTTAAGTCTCTTGATTTTACTTTTGTAAAAGAAAGTTCATCGATATTAGCATCACTCCAGGCCTTATGCATTGAGTGGGGACAAGAAGAATATCATaggaatcttcttcttcttctttttgtaaaCCCCATACAAGAATAACTAAAGCTCTTCTAAAAGTTTTGGTACAGAACtcaaatttatgaaaaatacaTGAATATCCTATATTTTTTGCATATACATGCAGATTAATCAGAAAGCTGAAAACAACATTTTTTCTCAAAGTTAATGCATAATTTAAGAGGTTAGGTAGCAACGaactttttaaaacaatacataCTAggagtattattttttatataaaaggaacGAATAAattgaagaaattttttttagtatataAATTAGAGACTCAAGGAAatcttttttaagtttttgtcacaaaaatagcttttaatgaagaaaatgaccaaaataagttttattaaagagtaaaaatagatttttatccTAGGGTTTAAAGTTAAGGAGTGGAGTTTTGGGAATaaagtttcaaatttttaaaaataaaaaatacaaattaaaaatttcaaaataaaaaagggctattttggttattttcttttttttagggttattttgtgacaaaaaactttaaaatgctatttgaaagaattatcctataa
It encodes:
- the LOC103834081 gene encoding receptor-like protein 51; amino-acid sequence: MKPLSPSLPLLLLLLLSSTTFAAPSLSPTPSPTISPIPRTSPRTSSSPLDPKHLKALESLNIPTAKNPCDHRPTSKPPSTVVTCDAGSPFRLVTSLSFTNCSSDLSISSAALRALSPSLASLSFLNCPSLSPPPRLPTSLRSFTATSSFLRRRKGLSGVYLARLVNLTDLTVSSVPVSTSGLFVILGNMDKIVSLTVSHANLSGNIPKSLHSNLTFIDLSDNLIKGSIPTSITQLSNLKSLNLSSNSISGEIPDSIGDLISLKNMSLSSNKLSGPIPDSISSLPDLTHLDLSGNQLNGTVPRFITKMKSLKHLNLANNNFRGVLPFNASFLKKLEVFKVGGNSDLCYNRTVLSSKMKLGIAQCDKHGLPLSPPPQKEDSSSDYDYGSEDETSVKKKEESRGPNKVVLGVSIGLASLVFLIIFLILCAKWCG